From a region of the Salvelinus namaycush isolate Seneca chromosome 40, SaNama_1.0, whole genome shotgun sequence genome:
- the LOC120033221 gene encoding 2-oxoglutarate receptor 1-like gives MSSSIYGGNKSDDNCTSVDSLMKRYYLPVMYSVIFVVGLLGNVTSIAIYLAKLRPWKSSSIIMFNLALTDLLYVLSLPFIVYYYTNGESWTLGDFMCRFLRFGFHFNLYGSILFLTCLAVFRYVVVAHPLRAAHVQQKRWGILACAAVWAIAVAEIVPMLTMITMEKKNNKTYCLDFASGDPAVLWWYGWLLTVLGYLLPLVVVVVCYAGIVRELAKGPHTHSPCRVRARRLTVLILVVFVVCFLPYHILRILRVDTRRKPESSCMLVHWVHAAYILSRPVAGLNTFFNLALYTLAGDKFQQAFLSVFHWGPWWTKFRTHLKLSLAVVSKPSNTSSAERTAAMDMA, from the coding sequence ATGTCTAGCTCCATCTACGGCGGGAACAAATCCGACGATAACTGCACCAGCGTGGACAGCCTGATGAAACGCTACTACCTGCCCGTCATGTACAGTGTCATTTTCGTTGTGGGGCTGCTGGGTAACGTCACCTCCATCGCCATCTACCTGGCCAAGCTACGACCCTGGAAGTCCAGCAGTATCATTATGTTCAACCTGGCGTTGACAGATCTTCTGTATGTTCTGAGTCTGCCTTTCATTGTCTACTACTACACCAACGGTGAATCCTGGACCCTGGGCGACTTCATGTGTCGCTTTCTGCGTTTCGGGTTCCACTTTAACCTATATGGTAGTATACTGTTTCTCACCTGTTTGGCTGTGTTTCGATATGTCGTGGTGGCACATCCTCTGAGGGCGGCGCACGTGCAGCAGAAGAGGTGGGGTATCTTGGCGTGCGCCGCGGTCTGGGCTATAGCCGTGGCAGAGATTGTGCCCATGCTCACCATGATCACCATGGAGAAGAAAAACAACAAGACCTACTGTTTGGATTTTGCTAGCGGCGACCCGGCTGTCCTGTGGTGGTACGGTTGGCTGCTGACCGTGCTGGGCTACCTACTGcccctggtggtggtggtggtgtgttacgCCGGTATCGTCCGTGAACTAGCCAAGGGGCCCCACACTCACAGCCCTTGCCGGGTACGGGCACGCCGCCTCACTGTACTGATCCTGGTGGTGTTCGTGGTATGCTTCTTGCCGTACCACATCCTGAGGATCCTAAGAGTAGACACCAGGAGGAAGCCTGAGTCGTCATGTATGTTGGTGCACTGGGTCCACGCCGCTTATATCCTGTCCAGGCCCGTAGCGGGGCTCAACACCTTCTTTAACCTGGCTCTGTACACCCTGGCCGGGGACAAGTTCCAGCAGGCCTTCCTCAGTGTGTTCCACTGGGGCCCCTGGTGGACCAAGTTCAGGACTCACCTCAAACTCAGCCTGGCTGTCGTCAGTAAGCCCAGTAACACATCTTCAGCCGAAAGGACAGCAGCCATGGATATGGCATGA
- the LOC120033222 gene encoding kelch-like protein 41b, producing the protein MFVYNHKQSEWRELAAMKTARAMFGAVVHNGKIVVAGGVNEEGLTAASEVYDFGTNKWETFTDFPQERSSVNLLSNEGALYAVGGFTIIQNDNKEVVPAEVTDVWQYEEDKKEWSGMLREMRYAAGSSCVSLRLNAAKMTKL; encoded by the exons ATGTTTGTATACAACCACAAGCAGTCAGAGTGGAGGGAGCTGGCTGCCATGAAGACAGCCAGAGCCATGTTCGGAGCCGTCGTTCACAACGGAAAGATTGTGGTGGCCGGTGGAGTCAATGAGGAAGGCCTCACTGCTGCATCTGAAGTCTACGACTTTGGAACAAACAA ATGGGAGACATTCACAGACTTTCCCCAGGAGAGGAGCTCAGTGAACCTGCTGAGCAATGAGGGGGCCCTGTACGCCGTGGGGGGCTTCACCATTATCCAGAATGACAACAAGGAGGTGGTCCCCGCAGAGGTCACTGATGTTTGGCA GTACGAGGAGGACAAGAAGGAATGGAGCGGGATGCTGAGGGAGATGCGTTATGCCGCTGGCTCCTCCTGCGTGTCCCTGCGCCTCAATGCTGCCAAGATGACCAAACTCTAG